The DNA region CGGCACGCCTCGACCACGGTCCGGCTGACCCTGACCTCCACCGCAACCGAGGCGATCATCTGGGTCGACGACGATGGACCCGGTATCCCTGTCGCCGACCGTGATCGGATCTTCGATCGGTTCGTCCGCCTCGACGAAGCCCGGAGCCGCGATCAGGGCGGCAGCGGTCTCGGACTGGCGATCACCCGCACGACCCTGCGCGCTCACGACGGCGATGCGTCCGTCGTGGACAGCCCCGACGACTGGTGCCGATTCGAGATCCGACTCCCCTTGGTCACAGAGTCGCTCGATCACTCGGCTGGACCCCGAGGCTGCGGGAACTGATCCCAGCCAAAGAGTCAGGGAACGAACCGGTAGCCGACCCCGGGCTCGGTGAAGAAGTGCCGAGGATGCTGCGGATCGGTTTCGAGCTTGCGACGCAACTGGGCCATGTAGACCCGGAGATAGTGACTCTGATTCTCGTACGAGGGTCCCCAGATCTCCCGCAACAGCTGATGCTGCCGGACGAGTGAGCCTGGCCGCCGAGTGAGTGCCTCCACCAGCCGCCATTCGGTCGGCGTGAGATGGATCGGCTCACCATTGCGCAGGGCGATGTGCTCGGTCAGATCGAGGCGCAACGTGTCCGTCGTGACGATCACAGCCTCGTCCTCCGTCTGGGGGTCGACGGCAGCGTGCCGGAGTGCGGCCCGGATCCTGGCCATCAACTCCTCCACGCCGAAAGGCTTCGTGACGTAGTCGTCGGCGCCGAGATCCAGCGCTTCGACCTTGTCCTCCGACGAGTGCCTGGCCGACAGCACGATGACCGGCACGGTGTTGGTGGCGCGAAGTCGGCGCAGCACACTGACTCCGTCGAGATCAGGCAGACCGAGATCCAGCACGAGCAGGTCCGGCTCGTCCTCGGCTACCACCTGCAGCGCCGTCCGGCCATCGCGCGCGACAATCACCTCGTAGCCACGGGCCCGCAGGTTGATCCGCAAGGTCCGGACCAACGCCGGATCGTCATCGACCACCAAGACTCGAGTCATAGGTTGTCCTCGGCGGGTGGTGGGTTGGGGCCAGCCGAGGGAAGGTCGATGATCACGGTGAGCCCACCGCCGGGAGTCTCCTCCGCGGTCACGGTGCCCCCCATGGCTTCGGCCAGACCGCGGGCGACGGCCAAGCCGAGCCCCACCCCACCACCTGCGGGCACGTCCCCGAGGCGCTGGAACGGCTCGAAGATCGCGTCCAGCGCCTCCGCCGGCACGCCGGGGCCACGGTCGACGATCCGCAACGTCGCTCGCAGCTCCCCGCTGGGCGTGGTCCAACTGGAGCCGGTGATCGTGATCGGGGACGCGGGCCCGTACTTGAGGGCGTTCTCGACCACGTTGGCGATCACCCGGTCGAGCAGCCCGGGGTCGGCGAGAGCCGGCGGGAGATCATCCGGACCGCTGACAGCAATGCCGTCGGCACCGGCGATGTTGGCCAGGGTCCACTCGGCAGCCGACAACAGATCCACCTCGGTGGTGAGCGCGGTGACCAACTGGGTCTGCAGGCGACTCATGTCGAGCAGGTTGGCGACCAGCGCATCGAGCCGGTCGGCGGACTCCTCCACGGTCGCCAGCAACTCCTCGCGATCGTGCGGTGACCAGGCGATCGCAGTGTTGCGAAGGCTGGAGGTGGCCGCCTTGATGGCCGCCAGCGGGCTCCGCAGATCATGCGAGACGGCGGCAAGCAGTGCCGTCTTGGTGCGGTTGCCCTCGTCCAGCAGCCGGACCCGCACCGACTCCTGCTCGGCCCGCCGGCGCTCCTCCAGCACGGCGAAGTGCGCGGCGTACGCGGTCAGCAGCCGTTGATCCGTCGCATTCAGCGGTCTGCCGTGCAGCATGAGTTGCAGGTTCGGCCCTGCCGCGACACGACTGCTCTCGACAGTGCTTCCCGGCTCGCCCCAGACCGCCACGGTTTCCTCAACTGCGTTCTCCTCGACCGCGTTCTCCCCAACCAACGGGTCACCGGCCGTGCGAATCAGCCGCGCGCCGGTCATACCGAGCGCCTCTCCGGTCTGTCGCAGCAGTTCCTCCGGATCGTCACCGGATTGGAGCAGGCTGTGGGCCAGGACGGCCAGGGTATTGGCCTCCATCCTGGCTTCCTGCGCCTCCTGAGTGCGTCGGGCCGACCGGTCGACCACCGATGCCACCGCCACCCCGACCAGCACGAAGAGCACGATCGCGAAGGCGTTCTCCGGATCGGCGATGGTGAACGTACGGGTCGGTGGTACGAACAAGAAGTTGAGCGCGAGACTGCTCAGCACCGCGGCGATCACGGACGGCCACATCCCGCCCAGCAGGGCCGTGCCGACGACGAGGGTCAGCAGCAGCATCGACTCGGTCGGCAGCCCGTGGAGATCAGACGTGGCCAGCAGCGCCAGAGACACGACCACGGTGCCCACGACGGCCAGCAGATAGCCGGCGACCTGCCGGCGGCGACTGAGTGTGCGTCGGCTGCGTCGCTGCCGGCCGGCTCGGCGAGCGTAGTCGTGGGTGACGACGTGCACATCGATCTCCCCCGAACCGGCGATCACCTCCTCCCCCACGCCAGGCTGCAGGAGAGCGGAGATCCGGCTGCGTCGACTCGCGCCGATCAGCACCTGGGTGGCGTTCACACCCCGAGCCACGTCCAGCAGACCGGTGGCGGAGTCGTGCGCCACCACGGCCTGGAACTCGCCGCCCAGTTCCTCGGCGGCCACCCGAAGCCGCTCCAAGGCGGCCGGAGACACCGCGGCCAATCCGTCCTGACGACTGACATAGACCGCCAGCCACTCGCCACCCGCGCTGCGCGACGCGATCCGCGCTGCCCGGCGCATCAAGGCGATGGACTCGGGACCGCCGGAGATCCCGACCACTACCCGCTCGCGGGCCGGCCAGGTGCCGGTGATGTGGTGCCGTCCGCGATAGCGCTCCAGACCGGCATCGACCCGGTCGGCCAGCCAGAGCAGGGCCAGTTCCCGGAGCGCGGTGAGATTGCCCTCCCGAAAGTAGTTCGACAAGGCCGCGTCGATCTTGTCCGCCGGGTAGACGTTGCCATGGGCCAGCCGTCGTCGCAGGGCTTCGGGGCTCATGTCGACCAGCTCGATGCTGTCGGCTGACCGGACCACGCGGTCGGGTACGGTCTCGCGCTGCCGGACTCCGGTGATCGAGGTGACCACGTCGTTCAGCGACTCCAGATGCTGGATGTTGACGGTCGTGATCACGTCTATTCCCGCGGCCAGAATCGTCTCGACGTCCTGCCACCGCTTGGGGTTCCTCCGCTGCTCCGAACTCGCGTCCACAGCATTGGTGTGGGCGAGCTCGTCCACCAACGCCACCTTCGGCCGCCGAGCGAGGACCGCCTCCAGGTCGAGCTCGTCGACCAGCAACCCGCCATGGTCGACCTGTCGACGCGGCAGCACTTCCAACCCGTCCAATGCCGCCGCAGTCTTGGCCCGACTGTGCGTCTCGACGAAGGCGACCACCACATCCGTGCCTCGTTCGGCGCGCCGCTGACCCTCCTGAAGCATGGCGAAGGTCTTCCCGACGCCCGGCGCCGCGCCGAGGTAGACCCGCAGAATGCCGCGCTCCACGCCGCCAGTGTGCCCGACCGCAGCCACCTGCACTCAGCCCGATCTCTGCAACGCGAGGTTGAGCTCGACGACATTGACTCGAGGCTCTCCCAGGAACCCCAGGGACCGGCCGAGGACCTGTCGTTCGACCAGCTGACGTACCTCATCGACCGGCAGGTCTCGGACCCGTGCGACCCGGTCGACCTGGAGGCGCGCGTACGCCGGTGAGATGTAGGGGTCCAGTCCCGACCCTGAGCTGGTCACCGCGTCAGGGGGAACCGCACTCGGCGAGACTCCGTCCCGTACGGCGATCTGTTGCCGACGCTGCTCGATGAGCCCAGCCAGCTCACCGTCATTGGGACCCGCGTTGCTGCCGCCACTGGCCAGCGGGTCATGGTCGCCGGCAGAGGGCCGGGGTTGGAACCACCCGTCACCGGAGAAGGACTGAGCAATCAACGAGGATCCGACCACCTGACCGTTGTCGGTGAGCAGGGAGCCGTGAGCCTGGTGCTGCAGCCCGAGCTGGCCTATCGCGAGAATCAGCAGCGGGTAGCCAACGCCGAGCAGCACGGTGAGCACCAGCAGGCAACGCATCGCCGTACCGAGCTGACGGAGGACTTGAAGCATGTCGACCTTCCTCACCATCTCAGAGCGCCAGCGCCGGGATGAGTGATCCCACGCCGACGAGCACCAGGTCGATGAGCTTGATACCGAGGAACGGGGCGATGATCCCGCCGAGTCCGTAGATCACCAGATTGCGACGGAGCAGCGCCGACGCGCTCGCCGGTCGATAGCGCACACCACGCATGGCAAGCGGGATCAGTGCCACGATGATCAGCGCGTTGAAGATCACCGCCGACAAGATCGCCGACTCCGGTGAGTGCAGCCGCATGATGTCGAGCGCCGCCAGACCGGGATAGGTGGCGACGAAGAGGGCGGGGAGGATGGCGAAGTACTTGGCGATGTCGTTGGCCACCGAGAAGGTCGTCAAGGCCCCGCGGGTGATCAACAGCTGTTTGCCGATCTGCACCACGTCGATCAGCTTGGTCGGATCGGAGTCGAGATCGACCATGTTGCCGGCCTCCTTGGCCGCCGAGGTCCCGGTGTTCATGGCCACTCCGACGTCGGCCGCCGCCAACGCCGGCGCATCGTTGGTGCCGTCCCCGGTCATCGCCACCATCCGGCCACCGGACTGCTCGGCTCTGATCAACCGCAGCTTGTCCTCCGGGGTCGCCTCCGCCAAGAAATCGTCCACCCCGGCCGCGGTGGCGATCGCCTCGGCTGTGGCCGGATTGTCGCCGGTGATCATCACGGTCTTGATCCCCATGGCCCGAAGCTGTCCGAACCGCTCCGCGATGCCCGGTTTGACCACATCCTCGAGCTGGATGACTCCCAGCAGCCGGCCGACTCCGCCGCGCCGTTCGGCGACCACCAACGGCGTACCGCCTGACCTAGCGATCGAGGTGATCGTCTCCGTCATGGGCCCGGCCCCATCGGACTCCGACCAGGCAGCCACCGCCGAGCCGGCGCCCTTGCGAAGCTGGTGGGAGTCGGCCAGGTCGACCCCGGACATCCGGGTCTGGGCGGTGAACTCGACGGCCACGCTGCCCGGGGGCTCGGTGTCGTCCGCGGCTCCCCGCTCATGCGCCAACGCGACGATCGAGCGTCCCTCCGGAGTGAGATCGGCCAGACTGGCCAGCCGAGCAGCGTCCCGCAGTTCCGCCGCCGTGACACCGGGCGCGGGCAGGAACTCGGTCGCTCGCCGGTTGCCCAGAGTGATGGTGCCGGTCTTGTCCAACAGCAACGTGGCAATGTCACCGGCCGCCTCGACGGCACGGCCGGACAGGGCGATCACGTTCGCCCGCACCAGTCGATCCATGCCGGCGATGCCGATGGCGCTGAGCAGGGCGCCGATCGTGGTGGGGATCAGACACACCAGGAGCGCGATCAACACCACCATCGACAGTCGCTCGCCCGCGTACGCCGCCATCGGGGCCAAGGTCGCGACGGCCAGCAGGAAGATGATCGTCAACGACGACAGCAGGATCGACAGCGCCACCTCGTTGGGGGTCTTGCGTCGCGACGAACCCTCGACCAGGGCGATCATCTTGTCCAGGAAGGACTCGCCCGGGGCAGCGGTGATCTTGACCGTGATCTGGTCGGACAACACCGTGGTTCCGCCGGTGACGGCTGATCGGTCGCCACCGGCCTCGCGGATGACCGGCGCCGACTCGCCGGTGATCGCAGACTCATCGACGCTGGCCACGCCTTCGATCACGTCACCGTCGCCTGGAATGATCTGGCCTGCCGCGACCACCACCCGGTCCCCAGGCAGCAGGTGGCTGCTGGGCACCACCACCGTGGTACCGGCGGAGGTCAGCAGCCGGGCCTCGGTCTCGGTACGCGCCTTCCGCAGGGTGTCCGCCTGCGCCTTGCCTCGGCCCTCGGCCACCGACTCGGCCAGGTTGCCGAACAGCACCGTCAGCCACAACCAGCAGGCCACCGCGACGCTCAACGAACCTGGCTGTACGACCGTGGCGATCGTGCAGGCGACGGCACCGACCCAGACCACGAACATCACCGGGTTGTGCCACAGATGACGAGGATCCAGCTTTCGCAGCGCGCCCGGCAGTGCGGCACGCACCTGCGGCACGGTGAGTGCGGACGGCTGTGCCCGGCCGACGGCAGCCGTCATGACAACGCCTCCGCAATGGGTCCCAGCGCGAGCGCCGGGAAGAAGGTCAGACCGGAGACGAGCACGATCACTCCCACGAGCAGCGAGACGAACAGGGGTGTGTGGGTCGGCAGCGTGCCCTCGGATCTGGCCACCGACGGTGGGCCGGCGAGCCGACCGGCGAGAGCGATGACGGCGATCATCGGTACGAAACGGCCCAGCGCCATCACCGCGGCGAGGGTGAGCTGGAAGAAGGTCGACGTCACCGTGAGTCCGGCGAAGGCGCTGCCGTTGTTGTTGGCCGCCGAGGCGTAGGCGTAGAACACCTCGGAGAAGCCGTGCGGGCCGGAGTTGGCCATCGCGCCCAGGGTGCTCGGCACGGCCATCGCGATGCCGAGCCCGAGCAGCACCAGGGCGGGCGAGCTGAGCACGTACCCGGCGACCCAGGTCATCTCCCGCGCGCCGATCTTCTTGCCCAGCAACTCAGGAGTCCGACCCACCATCAGTCCTGCGATGAAGACCGCCACGATGGCCGCGATCAGGATGCCGTACAGGCCGGAGCCCACACCCCCTGGAGACACCTCGCCGAGCACCATGTTCAGCAAGACGATGCCGCCGCCGGCCGCGGTCATCGAGTCGTGCATGGCGTTCACCGCACCTGTCGAGGTTCCAGTGGTGGCGGTCGCGAACAAGGCGCTCGACCAGATTCCGAACTGGGTCTCCTTGCCTTCCATCGCCGCTCCGGCCGCCGCGGGCACCGAACCCGATCCGGTCAGCTCCGCCCAGGTCGCGAGCGCCAGCGCGGATCCCCAGAGCACCGCCATCGCCGCCAGCAACGCGGTCCCTTGTCGCCGGTCGCCGAGCATCGTCCCGGCCGTCCTGGTCAACGACACCGGAATGACCATCAGCGCGGCGATCTCGATCAGGTTCGACACCGGCGTCGGGTTCTCGTACGGGTGAGCGGAGTTGGCGTTGAAGAAGCCTCCCCCGTTGGTGCCGAGCAGCTTGATCGATTCCTGGCTCGCCACCGGACCACCCGGCAGCGCCTGCCTACCACCGGCGATCGTGCTGATCACCCGATCCGGATCCAGGTTCTGGATCACCCCGCAGACCAGCAGCAAGATCGCCACGACAACGCTCAGCGGCAGCAGCAGTCGCAGCACGATCCTGGTCAGATCCACCCAGAAGTTGCCGAGTGCGGTGGTCTGCCGAGCGGCGAGACCACGCAGCAGCGCCGCAGCCACCGCGATGCCGACCGCCGCCGAGACGAAGTTCTGCACCGTCAGCCCGGCTGCCTGCGCGGTATAGCCGAGCGTCGACTCACCGGCATAGGACTGCCAGTTCGTGTTGGTCACGAAACTGACTGCCGTGTTGATCGCCATCGGCAGCGACATCCCCGCCATTCCGCGGCTGAACGGCAGCAGCGGCTGCCAGCTCAAGATCGCGACCAGCAGCAGGATCGACACGAGCGAGAACGCCAGCACGGCTGTCGCGTAGCTCCGGGCGTTCTGCTCGCCGTCCGGGTTCACTCCGAAGAGGCGATAGAGCCCGCGCTCGAGCCGGGTATGCCGAGTCGGGGTCAAGACCGCGGCCAGATAGTCACCCAACGGCACGTACGCCAGGGCGAGCAGCACGATCAGGGCGGCGATGGTCAACAGCCCCGAAGCGGTGTCGCTCATCGCCCCATCGCCTCCTGACGCACGACAGCCCCGACATGATCGGCCAGCACCGCGGCCACTTGGCGTTGCTGATGAGTCGGACGTGCCACATGCGTCGCAGCGACCAGCCGGAATCCCCCGGTCTGTCCCTGCCCGCCGCCGGCCGGGAGCCAGATCTCGGTGTCGGTCGGCAACCCGGACCGGTCGACATCGACCGGCTGGCCACGACGCGTCAGCGATCCGTCCGGCTGCAGCACTGGAGCATCGACGTCCGCATGTGGCGCGTAGTCGGCCTGGTCCAGGTCGAGCAGGTCGACCAACTGCTTCTCGACGTGCTCGATCACGGTGCGGGACGGCGCCGCCCCGACCAACGAGCCGGTCGTCTGCACGATTCCGTCGAGATAGCCGTGCTGCTCGCTGGCGCGGGCCTGCTGGCGACGTCCCCACAAGGCCAGCTCCGTCACCGCCGCACCGATCACCAGCAGCAGCACGGTGGTCTGGACATCGGCCGCACTGTGGATGGCGAACGTCCCGTACGGCTGGGTCAAGAAGACGTCGAAGCCGGCCGCGCTCACCACCGCCGCCGACAGACCCGCAGCCCGCGAACCCAGCGATGCGACCGCGACCACGATCAGCACCAACACCAGCGCGGCGTTGGTGTTGGCCAGCTCCGCGCGTAGCGACGACAACAGCAGGCACACCGCCAGCGGCACCAGGATCCCGATGGCGATCAGTGCCGTCGTGGTCAGGGCTCGTTCCTTGGTCCTCACACCACCCAGGCAACCGCCGCGCCGGCTGGCGAGCACCGATCTTGACGCGATCTTTACGGGTCTTGACGCAACTTTGACTGGTCCGCGGCCATCGCGTGCCCCGCTTGATCGGACGGCGGCGTCGAGGATGCGAATCGCCTCGTGATGAGCTGGTCGAGGCGTTGCCAGGCGGGGCTGTCGATGCCCAGGTGTCCGATGAGGATGTCGATCGTCTCCGGCGGCACCTTGTCGAAGTCGGGGAGGTCGGAGACGAGCGTCATGCGCCGTGCCAGCTGTGCCGCCGCGTCGGCGAGCTGATCGAGTCGAGGATCATCGGGCTCCCAGTCGATGGCTTCGTCGTAGCCGCGGAGCACCGCGACATACTCGGCATCGTCCAGCAGGGCCGTGCGTGCGGGAAGGAGGATGGCTCGAGTGATGTCCGGGACGACAGCGTAACCAAGGATCCAGCCGTCGCGGATCGTGTCCTCGTGGCGTTCGGACAGACCGATGGCGCGGAGCCGATTCATGTACTCGACCGCCTCGGGCGGAAGGCAGAGCCGATCGGGCTGGTCGAGGTGGCGTAGCCGGGTCCGGCGTTGTCGGAGTTGGCGGATGTGATCGCGCAGTTCGGTGTCGATCCGGTCGATCTGTTCGGCAACGGTCCCGGCATCGGCGGTCAGTACGTCATTGATACGGGCCAACGGCACCCCGGCCTGGGCAAGCGTGACGATGCGGGTCAGGTCGATGATCGCCTGCGCGTCGTAGCGCCGGTATCCGGAGGCGTCTCGTACTGGTTCGGGCAGCAATCCCTTGGCATGGTAGACGCGAACGGCCTTGGTCGATACGCCGACGTAGTTGGCGAGCTGCCCGATCGTCAACATCCCTCATTGTCGCACTTGACCTTGCCCCTGGGGCAAGGTCGCACGCTGACTTCATGACCGATCACGACTTCGATGAAGCCACCCTTCGCGCGCTCTCCGACGAGGGCAACGAGACAGCGCTGGACCGGCTCGCGGACCTCGCCGATGCCCGCAGTGACGTAGCCGCACTGTCCGAGCTGCTCGACGAAGGCAGCGAGTACGCCGGACGTCTGCTGACCCGCCGCGCCGTGGCGAACCGCGACCTGCGTGAGCTGCAACGGCTCTCCGACGCCGGCAGTCCGGACGCCGGAACGGAACTGGAGCGACTCCTCGGTGGAGGACGCCAGTCGTGACGGTGCCCGCGAGAAGCTCTACTCGGTCACAGGGTCGCGGTCTCGATCAGCGACCGGTGAGGAAAGAGATCGCCTCGGTGAGACCGAGTGTGGTCAGCGCCGGGTCATGCCGCGGTCCGATATCGCGCATGAACGCGTGCTCGCCACCTGCATAGATGTGCAGTTCGAGGTGCTCCAGTCCGGCGGCGTACAGCCCGCTGATCGTGTCGAGACGGGCCTGGGCGGGCACGTGAGGGTCGTTGCTGCCGAAGATGATCAGCATCCGCCCACGGATCGCCCCGGCCGCAGCCAGCGAGCCGGGGTCATCGGCGCCGAGCGATCCGTTGTGCAGGCCGGTCGGATAGCAGCAGACGGTCGCCGCCACCCGATCATCGAACGCCGCCCGGAACGCCAGATGTCCGCCAAGGCAGAACCCGACGACATCGATCTCGTCGATGTCCGGGCGGGCGTCCAGATAGTCCAGCATCGCACGACAGTCAGCATCGAACTGCGCCGTGGTGGTGTGCGCAGCCGCGTCCAGTCCAGCCTTCTTGCCGGCATCGTCGAACTCGAGTGCGACCCCGGCGAGTTCGCGGGGATAGATCTCGGGCAAACACACCAAGAACCCGGCCGCAGCGAGCTGGCGGGCTGTCCGCAGACTTGATTCGGTCAACTGGAAGATGTCGGTGTAGTAGAGCAAGGCTTGTCGGCGTCGGGGACCGACCGGCTCGATGACAATGGCCTGGATGTCTCCGTCCGGTCCAGGTACGGCGATGCGCTGTTCGACAGTCTTCACGGTCGCAACACTAACGACCAGGGCCCGCTAAGCGATTCCCGCTCGCCGGGCGGCATCGAGCAGTACGCCGGCGGCGACCTCGAGGCCCTCGATCCGGCCCAGCGAGACGTCCTCGTGCTCGATGTTCACCCACATGTCCCGGTCGACGGCATACAGCGCCGACAGCCAGGTCGACCAGTAGACGGCGTCGTGACCGCGGCCCAGGGCCACGAAGTCCCAGGCGGCCTCCTTCGGCCACTCGTTGGCCCACTCGTCGCCACCCAGGTTGGTACGCGGCTCGTCCGGCGACAGCCGGCGGAACCGGTTGTCCAGCACGCCGTAGACGGCGGCCGCGGGGTTGATCTTGACGTCCTTGGCGGCGGCGTGGAAGACCAGCGGACCGAGGTCCTGCACCACCGCGACCGGGTCCATCCACTGCCAGAACAGATGTGAGGCATCCAGCTCGACGCCGATATGGGTGGCGCCGGTGCGCTCCACCAGCTCACGGATCCCGGCGGGGTTGAACACGATGTTCTGCGGATGCAGTTCCAACGCGACCTTGACGCCGTGATCGGCCGCAAGCCGGTCGGTCTCCCGCCAGAACTCTTCGGCCACCGTCCACTGATAGTCCAGCACGTCCAGCGCAGCGGAGTTCCAAGCATTGACGATCCAGTTCGGCCGGGTCGCGCCCGGCTCACCGCCTGGCAGCCCGGACATGGTGACCACGCGGGTCTGTCCTAGCCGGGCCGCCAGCCGGATCGAGCGGCGTACGTCCTCGGCGTGCTTCTCCCCCACCGTCGGGTTGGGATGCAGCGGGTTGCCGTTGCAGTTCAGCCCGGCGATCTCCACCCCGGTGCCCTCGAACAGCCCCAGGAACTCGTCCCGCGCGTCGTCGGAGAACAGGATGTCGTCAAAGGTCGGGATGTGCGTGGCCGGCAGGAAGCCACCGGAGTTCAGCTCGATCCCGGTCAGTCCCAGGCCGCCGATGATCTTCAGCGCCTCGGGCAGCGTACGGTCGTGCAGGATTGCGTTGTAGACGCCGAACTTCATCGAGAGATCTCCTCAGCTTGAGTGGAAACGGTGACCGCGGCACCGGCACGACCGGCAGACTCGGCGACGGCAGCGAGGACTTCCATGTTGTGCACACCTTCGGCGAACGAGGCGCAGCGCGGCAGGGACTGCTCCTCGGGCAGCCCTGCCACTTCCTCCAGGAACGCCCGCGCCTGATACGCGAACCCGTCGTTCTGGCCGAGACCGACCCCTGGAGCGTCCATCGGCAACCCACCCGCGACGTAGGGGTGATCCGGGCCGATGAGCACGGTCCGATAGCCGTTGGTCCCGGCTGCGCTGCCCTCGTCGAGCATCAGCTGGAACTCGGCCGGGCGCTCCTGCGCCCACGAGGCCGCGCCTCGATCGCCGAAGA from Microlunatus phosphovorus NM-1 includes:
- a CDS encoding sugar phosphate isomerase/epimerase family protein, translating into MKFGVYNAILHDRTLPEALKIIGGLGLTGIELNSGGFLPATHIPTFDDILFSDDARDEFLGLFEGTGVEIAGLNCNGNPLHPNPTVGEKHAEDVRRSIRLAARLGQTRVVTMSGLPGGEPGATRPNWIVNAWNSAALDVLDYQWTVAEEFWRETDRLAADHGVKVALELHPQNIVFNPAGIRELVERTGATHIGVELDASHLFWQWMDPVAVVQDLGPLVFHAAAKDVKINPAAAVYGVLDNRFRRLSPDEPRTNLGGDEWANEWPKEAAWDFVALGRGHDAVYWSTWLSALYAVDRDMWVNIEHEDVSLGRIEGLEVAAGVLLDAARRAGIA